A single Buchnera aphidicola (Hyperomyzus lactucae) DNA region contains:
- the hslU gene encoding HslU--HslV peptidase ATPase subunit codes for MSEMTPPQIVSELDKFIIGQEKAKRAVSIALRNRWRRMQLNSELRHEITPKNILMIGPTGVGKTEIARRLAKLANSPFIKVEATKFTEVGYVGKEVDSIIRDLTDAAIKMIRIKNIKKNKIRVEEIVEEKILDVLVPTPKKNWTENEKNESLLNTIQTFRKKLREGVLDEKEIEINVLSTTMGVEIMAPPGMEELTSQLQSLFQNLGGHKKNTRRLKIKDAITLLTEEEAAKLINQEEVKKEAINAVEQNGIVFIDEIDKICKRGDSSGPDISREGVQRDLLPLVEGCTVSTKYGMVKTDHILFIASGAFQTSTPSDLIPELQGRLPIKVELQALTIDDFEKILTEPKASITTQYKALMETEGVHINFTKEGIRNIAEAAWKVNESMENIGARRLHTVLEKLMEDISFNASDNNGNTIEINSNYVGQHLDQLISNEDLSRFIL; via the coding sequence ATGTCTGAAATGACTCCTCCTCAAATTGTTTCTGAACTTGATAAATTTATCATTGGTCAAGAAAAAGCAAAAAGAGCTGTATCTATTGCATTAAGAAATCGTTGGCGTCGTATGCAGTTAAACAGTGAGTTGCGTCATGAAATTACTCCTAAAAATATTTTAATGATTGGTCCTACTGGAGTAGGAAAAACAGAAATTGCAAGACGCTTAGCAAAATTAGCTAATTCTCCTTTTATAAAAGTAGAAGCTACTAAATTTACTGAAGTGGGATATGTTGGAAAAGAAGTAGATTCAATTATTCGTGATTTAACTGATGCCGCAATAAAAATGATTCGAATAAAAAACATTAAAAAAAATAAAATTCGTGTTGAAGAAATTGTTGAAGAAAAAATATTAGATGTTCTTGTTCCTACACCTAAAAAAAATTGGACAGAAAATGAAAAAAATGAAAGTCTATTAAATACGATTCAAACATTTCGAAAAAAATTAAGAGAAGGTGTTTTAGATGAAAAAGAAATAGAAATCAACGTATTATCAACGACTATGGGTGTTGAAATAATGGCACCTCCAGGAATGGAGGAATTAACTAGTCAATTACAATCTTTATTCCAAAATTTAGGAGGACATAAAAAAAATACTAGACGTCTCAAAATAAAAGATGCCATTACACTTTTAACAGAAGAAGAAGCCGCTAAATTAATCAATCAAGAAGAAGTAAAAAAAGAAGCTATTAATGCAGTTGAACAAAATGGTATAGTATTTATTGATGAAATTGACAAAATATGTAAAAGAGGTGATTCCTCTGGTCCCGATATCTCTCGCGAAGGTGTGCAACGGGACTTGCTTCCATTAGTAGAAGGTTGTACCGTATCTACTAAATATGGAATGGTTAAAACAGATCATATTTTATTTATTGCATCTGGTGCATTTCAAACATCTACACCTTCTGATCTAATTCCTGAATTACAAGGACGTCTTCCAATTAAAGTTGAACTTCAAGCTCTGACTATTGATGATTTTGAAAAAATATTAACTGAACCTAAAGCATCTATTACTACGCAATATAAAGCACTTATGGAAACAGAAGGTGTACATATTAATTTTACAAAAGAAGGAATTCGCAATATTGCAGAAGCGGCTTGGAAAGTCAATGAATCAATGGAAAATATTGGAGCACGTCGATTACATACTGTATTAGAAAAATTAATGGAAGATATATCTTTTAATGCCAGTGATAATAATGGTAATACAATTGAAATAAATTCTAATTATGTAGGACAACATTTAGATCAATTAATATCTAATGAAGATCTTAGTCGTTTTATTTTATAA
- the hslV gene encoding ATP-dependent protease subunit HslV: MTTILSVRLKNKVVIGGDGQATLGNTIMKSNVKKIRSLYHEKVIAGFAGGTADAFTLFEMFEKKLAMYQGQLQRAAIELAKDWRSDRMLRKLEALLAVADKENSLIITGNGDVIQPEDDLIAIGSGGTYAQSSARALMDNTTLDANQIVEKSLNIAANICIYTNHTFTIKELFSEK; encoded by the coding sequence GTGACTACAATATTAAGCGTAAGATTGAAAAATAAAGTAGTAATTGGAGGTGATGGACAAGCAACTTTAGGCAATACAATTATGAAAAGTAACGTCAAAAAAATTAGATCTCTTTATCATGAAAAAGTCATTGCTGGTTTTGCGGGAGGTACTGCGGATGCATTTACTTTATTTGAAATGTTTGAAAAAAAATTGGCTATGTATCAAGGTCAATTACAACGTGCAGCTATTGAATTAGCAAAAGATTGGCGTTCTGATAGAATGTTACGGAAACTTGAAGCTTTATTAGCAGTAGCCGATAAAGAAAATTCATTAATCATTACAGGAAATGGAGATGTAATCCAACCTGAAGATGATTTAATAGCTATAGGATCAGGTGGTACGTATGCTCAATCTTCTGCTAGAGCATTAATGGATAATACTACTTTAGATGCTAATCAAATTGTAGAAAAATCATTAAATATTGCTGCAAATATTTGTATATATACAAATCATACTTTTACTATAAAAGAACTATTTTCAGAAAAATAA
- the orn gene encoding oligoribonuclease produces MHKKNLIWIDLEMTGLNPKIHRIIEIATLITDSNLNIIAEGPVIPIYQKKEYISLMNSWNIITHTKNGLIKRSNESLYDEKKAEIETILFLKKWTTIQSSPICGNSIAQDRRFLLEYMPNLESYFHYRCIDVSTLKELAQRWYPVIYNKLKKKNNHRALEDIRESIMELDFYRKNLFKLK; encoded by the coding sequence ATGCATAAAAAAAATTTGATTTGGATTGATTTAGAAATGACTGGACTCAATCCTAAGATACATCGTATTATTGAAATTGCTACATTAATTACAGATAGCAATCTAAATATAATTGCGGAAGGTCCAGTAATTCCTATATATCAAAAAAAAGAATATATTTCACTTATGAACTCATGGAATATTATAACGCATACAAAAAATGGATTGATTAAACGTAGCAATGAAAGTTTATATGATGAAAAAAAAGCAGAAATTGAAACTATACTTTTTTTAAAAAAATGGACAACTATTCAATCATCTCCAATTTGCGGAAATAGTATTGCTCAAGATAGAAGATTTTTATTGGAATACATGCCAAACCTAGAAAGTTATTTTCACTATCGATGCATAGATGTTAGTACTCTAAAAGAATTAGCACAACGTTGGTATCCAGTCATTTACAATAAATTAAAAAAAAAGAACAATCATAGAGCATTAGAAGATATTCGGGAATCTATAATGGAATTAGATTTTTATAGAAAAAATCTTTTTAAATTAAAATAA
- the mutL gene encoding DNA mismatch repair endonuclease MutL, translating into MPILILPSDLSSQISSGEIIDRPASVVKEIIENSIDAGAKNINIIIEKSGFQSILIRDDGCGIKKKELLLAITHHATSKINSLSDLDAISTFGFRGEALASIRAVSRLTLISCTHLNSLAWKIYSERFIDNHITVQPIAHPKGTTVIVENLFYNIPVRLKFIKNKRSEFFKIFEVIKKIALSHFDINFSLKHNEKLIAQYNSVNNEQKKIYRLRNILNTFNINKSREIQSKKDDIFLFGWISYLQDCNNLKKIQYCYVNNRCIYNKLFVNAICNAYYKIVGNKNISFILYLKIPPNNIDVNIHPTKNEIKFHQPNIIYIFIYEAILCNLKKITYKYSSKNILFKNIYEKKELNKSGFFNSNLKSCLKKDNTSIGKLLIVIRKYYGLICYRNDFFLISLPLAQGIVEKKKLINDIEKKIIPEYFLTNIKLNSTLQEYIILFNNRKILSKIGFHLIFKKKYVILSTTPCFLKNNIDLILSFFKFLFLRKKISILEMINWFYINVFIELKDWNYINGIAVILEIEYYYPLLLKNPPPKLLQKIDIDAALCILKL; encoded by the coding sequence ATGCCCATTCTTATATTACCATCTGATTTATCTAGTCAAATTTCTTCTGGAGAAATCATTGATCGTCCAGCTTCTGTTGTTAAAGAAATCATAGAAAATAGTATAGATGCTGGTGCGAAAAATATTAACATTATAATTGAAAAAAGTGGTTTTCAATCCATTCTTATAAGAGATGATGGTTGCGGTATTAAAAAAAAAGAATTATTACTTGCAATTACTCATCATGCTACTAGTAAGATTAATTCGTTATCAGATTTAGATGCCATCAGTACTTTTGGATTTCGAGGCGAGGCTCTAGCTAGTATTAGAGCTGTATCAAGATTAACTTTAATTTCTTGTACTCATTTAAATAGTCTTGCTTGGAAAATATATTCAGAAAGATTTATTGATAATCATATTACTGTGCAACCTATTGCTCATCCGAAAGGTACAACTGTTATAGTAGAAAATTTATTTTATAATATACCAGTCCGTCTTAAATTTATAAAGAATAAAAGATCAGAATTTTTTAAAATCTTTGAAGTAATAAAAAAAATAGCTTTATCTCACTTTGATATAAATTTTTCTTTAAAACATAATGAAAAATTGATTGCTCAATATAATTCTGTAAATAATGAGCAAAAAAAAATTTATAGATTGAGAAATATACTAAATACATTCAATATAAATAAATCAAGAGAGATACAGTCAAAAAAAGATGATATTTTTTTATTTGGATGGATATCATATCTTCAAGATTGTAACAATCTTAAAAAAATACAATATTGTTATGTTAATAATCGATGTATTTATAATAAACTCTTTGTTAACGCAATTTGTAATGCTTACTATAAAATAGTAGGAAATAAGAATATATCATTTATTTTGTATTTAAAAATTCCACCTAATAATATTGATGTTAATATTCACCCCACTAAAAATGAAATCAAGTTTCATCAACCTAATATAATTTATATTTTTATTTACGAAGCTATTTTATGTAATTTAAAAAAAATTACATATAAATATTCATCAAAAAATATTTTATTTAAAAATATATATGAAAAAAAAGAACTTAATAAATCAGGTTTTTTTAATTCTAATCTTAAGAGTTGTTTAAAAAAAGATAATACTTCTATTGGAAAATTGTTAATAGTTATACGTAAATATTATGGTTTGATTTGTTATCGTAATGATTTTTTCTTAATCTCATTACCTTTAGCCCAGGGAATTGTTGAAAAAAAAAAATTGATAAATGATATTGAAAAAAAAATAATACCTGAATACTTTTTAACTAACATTAAACTTAATTCTACATTGCAAGAATATATCATATTATTTAATAATAGAAAAATTTTATCAAAAATTGGATTTCATTTAATTTTTAAAAAAAAATATGTTATTTTAAGCACAACTCCTTGTTTTTTAAAAAATAACATTGATCTAATATTATCTTTTTTCAAATTTCTATTTCTTAGAAAAAAAATATCAATTTTAGAAATGATAAATTGGTTTTATATTAACGTTTTTATAGAACTAAAAGATTGGAATTATATTAATGGCATTGCAGTGATTTTAGAAATAGAATATTATTATCCTTTATTACTAAAAAATCCTCCACCAAAATTATTGCAAAAAATAGATATTGATGCAGCTTTATGTATTTTAAAACTATGA
- the pgi gene encoding glucose-6-phosphate isomerase, with translation MKNINFNKTKAYEDLKNHFKKIKKIHLRDIFASDINRFKKYSLLFKNQILVDFSKNRINDETLMYLLNLAKETDVKSAIKSMFSGAKINQTEDRAVLHIALRNRTNRPIIVDNCNIMLEINTILEKMKNFSNCIINGQWKGYTGRAISDIVNIGIGGSDLGPYMVTEALRPYKNHLNIHYISNIDGTHLAEVLSKINPETTIFLIASKTFTTDETITNAHSAKKWFLHYSKNIDTLNKHFFALSANVQNALNFGININNIFKFWSWVGGRFSLWSSVGLSIILSIGFNNFEKFLDGAHAMDNHFYNSNYNENIPIVLALISIWYTNFFGAETEAILPYDQYMHRFSAYLQQSNMESNGKSIDRNGKKILYQTGPIIWGEPGTNGQHAFYQLLHQGTKLIPCDFIAPVISHNNLSNHHTKLLSNFLAQTKALAFGKTKESLLQKYMFSQKNYNNLNKILSFKICEGNQPTNSILIRKITPYTLGALISLYEHKIFVQGYILNIFSFDQWGVEIGKEFSQNIYNCLNNNIKEHDQDSSTEGLINFYKSFIT, from the coding sequence ATGAAAAACATTAATTTTAATAAAACTAAAGCTTATGAAGATTTAAAAAATCATTTTAAAAAAATAAAAAAAATTCATTTAAGAGATATTTTTGCATCTGATATAAATCGATTCAAAAAATACTCACTTTTATTTAAAAATCAAATATTAGTTGATTTTTCAAAAAATAGGATTAATGATGAAACCTTAATGTATTTATTAAACTTGGCTAAAGAAACAGACGTAAAATCCGCAATAAAATCAATGTTTTCTGGTGCTAAAATAAATCAAACAGAAGATCGTGCTGTATTACATATAGCATTGCGTAACAGGACCAATCGTCCTATTATAGTAGATAATTGTAATATCATGTTAGAAATTAATACTATTCTTGAAAAAATGAAAAATTTTTCGAATTGTATTATCAATGGACAATGGAAAGGTTATACTGGAAGAGCTATTTCTGATATTGTAAACATTGGTATCGGAGGATCTGATTTGGGACCATATATGGTTACCGAAGCATTACGTCCATATAAAAATCATTTAAATATTCATTATATCTCTAATATAGATGGTACTCATCTTGCTGAAGTTTTGAGTAAAATAAACCCTGAAACAACTATTTTTTTAATAGCATCAAAAACTTTTACAACAGATGAAACTATCACTAATGCTCACAGTGCAAAAAAATGGTTTTTGCACTATTCTAAGAATATAGACACTTTAAATAAACATTTTTTTGCTTTGTCAGCTAATGTGCAAAATGCTTTAAATTTTGGAATTAATATTAATAATATTTTTAAATTTTGGAGCTGGGTAGGAGGACGTTTTTCATTATGGTCTTCAGTAGGATTATCTATAATATTATCAATTGGATTTAATAATTTTGAAAAATTTTTAGATGGTGCACATGCTATGGATAACCATTTTTATAATAGTAATTATAATGAAAATATTCCAATAGTCCTCGCTTTAATTAGTATTTGGTATACTAATTTTTTTGGTGCTGAAACAGAAGCAATATTACCATATGATCAATATATGCATCGTTTTTCTGCATATTTGCAACAATCTAATATGGAATCTAATGGTAAATCTATTGATAGAAATGGTAAAAAAATACTTTATCAAACTGGTCCTATTATTTGGGGTGAACCAGGCACTAATGGTCAACATGCATTTTATCAATTATTACATCAAGGAACTAAATTAATTCCTTGTGATTTCATTGCTCCAGTGATTTCTCATAACAATTTAAGCAATCATCATACAAAATTATTATCTAATTTTTTAGCTCAAACTAAAGCTTTGGCTTTTGGTAAAACTAAAGAGAGTCTTTTACAAAAATATATGTTTTCTCAAAAAAATTATAATAATTTAAATAAGATCTTGTCTTTTAAAATATGTGAAGGAAATCAACCTACAAATTCAATTTTAATTCGAAAAATTACTCCGTATACTTTAGGTGCATTAATTTCTTTGTATGAACATAAAATTTTTGTTCAAGGTTATATTTTAAACATTTTTAGTTTTGATCAATGGGGTGTTGAAATAGGAAAAGAATTTTCTCAGAATATTTATAATTGTTTGAATAATAACATAAAAGAACATGATCAAGATTCGTCTACTGAAGGGCTCATTAATTTTTACAAATCTTTTATAACATAA
- the rpmE gene encoding 50S ribosomal protein L31, whose translation MKKNIHPRYSKITATCSCGNTITIFSTINHDLNLDICAKCHPFYTGKQRIIDTGGRVERFKKRFKFSKKELS comes from the coding sequence ATGAAAAAAAACATTCATCCTCGTTATTCTAAAATAACAGCCACTTGTTCTTGTGGAAATACAATTACAATTTTTTCTACCATTAATCATGATCTAAATTTAGATATATGTGCAAAATGTCATCCATTCTATACCGGAAAACAAAGAATTATTGATACTGGAGGACGTGTTGAAAGATTTAAAAAACGTTTTAAATTTTCTAAAAAAGAATTAAGTTAA
- a CDS encoding mannitol-1-phosphate 5-dehydrogenase — protein sequence MKALHFGAGNIGRGFIGKILSESGFHVFFSDIDQNIIDAINCNKEYVVKIVGNNQEKVVTVKNVSAINSHDPKVMKIISSVNIITTAVGPSSLDKIALIIAKGILYKIKVKSIISLNIIACENKIKASSFLKKAVLKKLSTKYHDYLNKYIGFVDCSIDTIIPLVKKENKDSLFLIAEDFQEWIVNINQFKGTPPTIVNMKLSNNLNSFIERKLFTLNTGHAVAAYLGLIKKYQTIQEAILDKKIRFIVRSAMEESGAVLIKRHNFNKDNHFSYINKIFFRFENPFLSDHLKRIARNPLQKLEKKERLIKPLIESIEYGLPHSNLAKGAAAAFYYQNPQDLESMKIFSLIKKQGIKKTLMTVCNVSINSTVLCSILKEYYSICKELK from the coding sequence ATGAAAGCGCTGCATTTTGGAGCTGGAAATATCGGACGTGGTTTTATTGGGAAAATACTATCAGAATCAGGCTTCCACGTATTTTTTTCTGATATTGATCAAAATATAATAGATGCTATTAATTGTAATAAAGAGTATGTTGTTAAAATAGTAGGAAATAATCAAGAGAAGGTTGTTACTGTTAAAAACGTAAGCGCTATCAATTCTCATGATCCAAAAGTAATGAAAATTATTTCTTCAGTTAATATAATTACCACTGCAGTCGGACCTAGTTCACTAGATAAAATTGCTTTGATTATTGCTAAAGGAATATTATATAAAATTAAAGTAAAATCTATAATATCATTGAATATTATTGCCTGCGAAAATAAAATCAAAGCCAGTTCTTTTTTAAAAAAAGCAGTTCTAAAAAAATTATCTACAAAATATCATGATTATTTAAATAAATATATTGGTTTCGTAGATTGTAGTATAGATACTATTATACCTTTAGTTAAAAAGGAAAATAAAGATTCTTTATTTTTGATTGCCGAAGATTTTCAAGAATGGATTGTTAATATTAATCAATTTAAAGGAACACCACCAACAATAGTTAATATGAAATTAAGTAATAATTTAAATTCTTTTATAGAGCGAAAGTTATTTACATTAAATACTGGACATGCTGTAGCTGCTTATTTGGGTTTAATAAAAAAATATCAAACGATACAAGAAGCTATATTAGATAAAAAAATACGTTTTATTGTTAGATCTGCTATGGAAGAAAGTGGAGCTGTCTTAATTAAACGTCATAATTTTAATAAAGATAATCATTTTTCTTATATTAATAAAATTTTTTTTCGTTTTGAAAATCCTTTTTTATCAGATCATCTTAAACGTATAGCAAGGAATCCATTGCAAAAACTAGAAAAAAAAGAACGTTTGATAAAACCTTTGATAGAGAGTATTGAATATGGACTACCTCATTCTAATTTAGCAAAAGGTGCTGCGGCAGCATTTTATTACCAAAATCCTCAAGATTTGGAATCCATGAAGATTTTTTCTTTAATAAAGAAACAGGGCATTAAAAAAACCTTAATGACAGTCTGTAATGTATCTATAAATAGTACAGTATTATGTTCTATTCTTAAAGAATATTATTCCATTTGTAAAGAATTGAAATGA
- a CDS encoding PTS mannitol transporter subunit IICBA: protein MFILMKLKIQKFGRFLSNMIMPNISIFIAWGIMTALFIPLGWQPNKTLEQLISPMIFYLLPILIGYTGGSLISSTRGGLVGSITTIGVITSTSIPMLLGAMITGPLGGYAIKFFDKKIENKVKNGFEMLTNNFSIAIFGILLAIISFFTIGPFIEWISHILAKLIKVIVCHNLLPFTSIIIEPAKIFFLNNAINHGIFSPLGIQDASENHSSIFFLIESNPAPGLGVLIAWFFFGKGELSKSSGGAAIIEFLGGIHEIYFPYVLIKPKLIISLILGSMTSIFILVLLHGGLISAASPGSILAILAMTPKGLYFANISAIFCSFIVSFISAAILLKCNFFIIQKNTKKIFNKNTSTLKVLKDNQNDLQSSFFSNVKTIIVACDAGMGSSAMGASILRKKIKNAHLTHISVLNMAINVLPKNADLIITHKNLTHRAKEYAPYANHVSLKNFLNNKFYDDLVKKIIENIIVVDKNNTHSFNKNIDYQIKSNNLFQLSEKNILLNQHASNKEEAIYIVGKNLVKQGYVKFDYINSMLEREKIASTWLGESIALPHGTIEAKDAVLKTGVIFCQFPKGVHFGEEIDDIAYLVIGIAAKNNEHIMVVSNITNALDDKDTIKRLSSTTSVQEVLSLLTIEKN, encoded by the coding sequence ATGTTTATATTAATGAAATTAAAAATACAAAAATTTGGTCGTTTTTTAAGTAATATGATAATGCCCAATATAAGTATTTTTATTGCATGGGGAATAATGACCGCTTTGTTTATACCGTTAGGATGGCAACCCAATAAAACTTTAGAACAGTTAATATCACCTATGATTTTTTATCTTTTACCGATTTTAATTGGATACACTGGAGGCAGTCTAATTTCTAGCACGAGAGGTGGGTTGGTAGGAAGCATAACTACTATAGGAGTGATTACTAGTACCAGCATACCAATGTTATTAGGTGCAATGATTACGGGACCATTAGGTGGTTACGCTATTAAATTTTTTGACAAAAAAATAGAAAATAAAGTAAAAAACGGTTTCGAAATGTTGACAAATAATTTCTCTATTGCAATATTCGGAATATTATTAGCAATAATTTCATTTTTTACTATTGGACCATTTATTGAATGGATATCTCATATATTAGCGAAATTAATTAAAGTTATTGTATGCCATAATCTATTACCTTTTACTTCTATTATTATAGAACCCGCTAAAATATTTTTTTTAAACAATGCTATTAATCACGGAATTTTTTCTCCTTTAGGAATTCAAGATGCATCAGAAAATCATAGTTCTATATTTTTTTTGATTGAGTCTAATCCAGCTCCAGGATTGGGTGTATTAATCGCGTGGTTTTTTTTCGGCAAAGGAGAATTATCTAAATCTTCAGGAGGAGCCGCAATTATTGAATTTTTAGGGGGAATTCATGAGATTTATTTTCCTTATGTATTAATCAAACCAAAATTGATTATTTCTCTTATTTTGGGTAGTATGACTAGTATTTTTATTCTTGTTTTATTACACGGAGGATTAATTTCTGCAGCATCACCCGGTTCTATTTTAGCTATTTTAGCTATGACTCCTAAAGGACTGTATTTTGCTAATATTTCTGCTATTTTTTGTTCTTTTATAGTTTCTTTTATTAGTGCTGCGATATTGTTAAAATGTAATTTTTTTATCATTCAAAAAAATACTAAAAAAATTTTTAACAAAAATACAAGTACTTTGAAAGTACTTAAAGACAATCAGAATGATCTTCAATCGAGTTTTTTTTCTAATGTTAAAACTATTATAGTTGCTTGTGATGCCGGAATGGGATCTAGTGCAATGGGGGCAAGTATACTAAGAAAAAAAATAAAAAATGCTCATTTAACACACATTTCTGTATTAAATATGGCTATTAATGTTCTTCCTAAAAATGCAGATTTAATAATTACACATAAAAATTTAACGCATCGTGCTAAAGAATATGCACCTTATGCCAATCATGTATCTTTAAAAAATTTTTTGAATAATAAATTTTATGACGATTTAGTAAAAAAAATAATCGAAAATATAATTGTTGTAGATAAGAATAATACTCATTCCTTTAATAAAAATATAGATTATCAAATAAAATCAAATAATCTATTTCAGTTAAGTGAAAAAAATATTTTATTAAATCAGCATGCATCTAACAAAGAAGAAGCAATTTATATTGTCGGTAAAAACTTAGTAAAACAAGGATATGTTAAATTCGATTATATTAATTCAATGTTAGAAAGAGAGAAAATAGCCTCTACTTGGCTGGGAGAATCAATAGCATTACCACATGGAACTATTGAAGCGAAAGATGCTGTTTTAAAAACTGGAGTAATTTTTTGTCAATTTCCAAAAGGTGTTCATTTTGGAGAAGAGATTGACGATATTGCCTATCTTGTAATTGGTATAGCCGCTAAAAATAACGAACATATTATGGTTGTCAGTAATATTACTAATGCATTAGATGACAAAGATACTATAAAAAGATTATCTAGTACTACTAGTGTACAAGAAGTATTATCGCTTTTAACTATTGAAAAAAATTAG
- a CDS encoding N-acetylmuramoyl-L-alanine amidase has protein sequence MSKKITIVIDAGHGGRDPGAISHTGLQEKKVNIQIALKLNQLLNNDGMFNTILTRSDDSYFSVKMRKKFLKKNHVNLLVSIHADSFNKQYVSGASIWMISKSRMNREIDNYIKKKITVRFPESIEKIFKENENDVFLKKTILDLEFYNLQKTVLDISKYLFQEMKKNIKLHKMSPNNASLGILSSINIPSILIETGFLTNFSEEKKLGTDSYQNKLAHSIYLALKNYFYNVSILNKKKYF, from the coding sequence ATGTCAAAAAAAATTACGATAGTAATAGATGCTGGACATGGTGGTAGAGATCCAGGTGCAATTAGTCATACAGGACTTCAAGAAAAAAAAGTAAATATTCAAATAGCACTAAAACTTAATCAGTTATTAAATAATGATGGTATGTTTAATACAATTCTAACACGTAGTGATGATTCTTATTTTTCAGTAAAAATGAGAAAAAAATTTCTTAAAAAAAATCACGTAAATTTATTAGTCTCTATTCACGCCGATTCTTTTAACAAACAATATGTATCAGGAGCATCTATATGGATGATTTCAAAAAGTAGAATGAATCGTGAAATTGATAATTATATAAAAAAAAAAATAACTGTGCGTTTCCCTGAAAGTATTGAAAAAATATTTAAAGAAAATGAAAACGATGTTTTTTTAAAAAAAACTATTCTAGATCTAGAATTTTACAATTTGCAAAAAACAGTATTGGATATATCTAAATATCTTTTTCAAGAAATGAAGAAAAATATAAAATTACATAAAATGTCTCCAAATAATGCTAGTTTAGGAATATTAAGTTCAATAAATATACCTTCTATATTAATAGAAACTGGTTTTCTCACGAATTTTTCAGAAGAAAAAAAATTAGGAACAGATAGTTATCAAAATAAACTTGCTCATTCTATTTATTTAGCTCTAAAAAATTATTTTTATAATGTTTCTATCTTAAATAAAAAAAAATATTTTTAA
- a CDS encoding Hsp20 family protein: MSYRSLSFVPNFNDNNIFSNRFNQIDKMFSTLTGEKPISDTPAYNLIQINDIQYQLTLSIPGYEEKELDISVHNNQLSIQGKKEDHQKEHTHKETSKWLHKGIMFNNFSLNFNLDHKIQVKKAELSLGLLTLNFECNIPEEEKPKKISINMANDNKKIDQK, encoded by the coding sequence ATGTCTTATCGCTCTCTTTCATTTGTTCCAAATTTTAATGATAATAATATTTTTTCAAACAGATTTAATCAAATTGATAAAATGTTTAGTACGCTAACTGGAGAAAAACCAATATCTGATACACCAGCATATAATCTTATTCAAATCAATGACATTCAATATCAATTGACACTAAGTATTCCTGGATATGAAGAAAAAGAACTAGATATATCTGTACATAATAATCAATTATCTATTCAAGGAAAAAAAGAAGATCATCAAAAAGAACATACTCATAAAGAAACTAGTAAATGGTTACATAAAGGCATAATGTTTAATAATTTTTCTTTAAATTTTAATTTAGATCATAAAATTCAAGTAAAAAAAGCAGAATTATCTTTAGGTTTATTAACATTAAATTTTGAATGTAATATTCCAGAAGAAGAAAAACCAAAAAAAATTTCAATTAACATGGCTAATGATAACAAAAAAATTGATCAAAAATAA